The Sinomonas sp. P10A9 genome contains the following window.
CGGTGCGCGCAAGGCTGTGGGCCACGCTCGCGATGGTGGTCGTCTCGCAGGCCACCCGCGCCGCCGGCCCGGCGATCATCGCGTTCGGGATCGACCGGGCGCTGCCCGCGTTCGCGTCCGGCGATCCGGCGCTCACGTGGCTCGCCGGCGGCGGGTACCTGGCTGCGGCTCTCATCACGGCCCTGCTGACGGCCGGGTATGTGACCTCCACGGCGAAGCTGAGCCAGGCGATGCTCCTTGACCTGCGGGTCTGGGTCTTCCGGCACACGCAGAGGCTCAGCCTCGACTTCCATGAGACGTACACATCGGGGCGCATCATCTCGCGGCAGACCTCGGACCTCGAGGCGCTGCGCGAACTGCTGGACTCGGGCGTGAGCTCACTCGCGTCCGGCCTGCTGTTCATGGCGTTCACGGCGATCACGGTGTTCGCGCTCGACTGGCCGTCGGGGCTCATCATGCTCGCCGCGGCCGTGCCGATGACGCTGATCGCGCGCTGGTACCAGATACGGTCGCAGCGGGCCTTCAGGGCCTCACGCGTGGTGTCAGCCCGGCTCATCGTGCACTTCGTCGAGACGATGACAGGCATCCGCGCGGTCAAGGCGTTCCGCAAGGAACGCGCCAACAGCGCCGCTTACGGCAAGCTCGCCGACGACTACGCCGTGGCGACCTATCGGTCCGTCATGCTCAACGGCGTGTTCCAGCCGGGACTCGTGCTCACGGGAAACGTGACCGTGGCCGTGATCCTGCTCGTCGCCTCGTTCCGCGTCCTTGAGGGGAATCTGGCAGTCGGCGTCCTGCTCGCCGTCGTGCTCTCCACCAAACGGTTCTTCAGTCCGCTCGAGACGATCGCCATGTTCTACAACTCGTTCCAGAGCGCCCAGGCGGCGCTCGAGAAGGTCTCCGGCCTGCTCGAGGAGGTTCCCACCGTCCAGCCGCCGCGCAACCCGGTGCCGCTCCCGGCGGCACGGGGCGAGGTGACGTTCGAGTCAGTGGCCTTCTCGTATGGATCCGGGCCAGAGGTGCTGCCCGAGTTCACGCTCCGGATTCCGGCAGGTCAGACGGTTGCGCTCGTCGGGGCGACCGGTGCCGGGAAGTCGACGCTCGCGAAGCTCGTGGCGCGGTTCTACGACCCCTCAGCGGGCGCAGTGAGGCTCGACGGCGTCGACCTCCGCGAGCTCTCGACCGCGGACCTGCGGCGCGCCATCGTGATGGTCACGCAGGAGGCGTTCCTGTTCTCCGGGTCCGTGGCGGACAACATTGCCCTCGGGCGGCCGGACGCCTCCCGCGCTGAGATCCAGGCCGCGGCGCGGTCTGTCGGCGCGCACGAGTTCATCTCAGCGCTGCCGGACGGCTACGACACCGATGTGACAAAACGCGGCGGCCGCGTCTCGGCGGGCCAGCGTCAGCTCATCTCCTTTGCGCGGGCGGTGCTGGCGGCCCCGGCGGTGCTCATCCTCGACGAGGCCACGAGCTCGCTGGACATCCCCTCGGAGCGGCTCGTCCAGACGGGCCTCGCGCGACTCCTGGGCGGGACTGCCGTCGGCTCTGCCCGAGACACTGCCGGCGACACTCACGCACGCGGGCGTGCGGACGACGGCGGCGGGGCGCCTCAGGGTGGACCGCCGCCACGGGTGGCTGGTCGGGACGAGCAGGACAGCCGTCCCAGCGCACCTGCGGATCACCGTGGCGTGGCCGCTTCCGCACCTCGCCCGACTGACGGACAGGAGGCTCGACCCGGCGTTCAGGGTGGTCGCCCTGGCGCCCAGTCAACTAGCTCCGACGCGCGGACGGCGATCATCATCGCCCACCGGCTGTCAACGGTCGAGATCGCTGACCGTGTGCTCGTCGTGGACGGCGGGCGCATCGTCGAGGACGGGACACCTGCGGAACTCTTGGCCGGCGGAGGACGCTTCGCTGCCCTGCATGGAGCGTGGCGCGACTCGCTCGTCTAGCCTGCGTGCGGTCGAGTCGCTCCCGTCTGGGTTCTTCCCTCTCTCCTCTTCCGCTCGAGCGTCTGGCAACCTATGATGGGAATATATTTTCGAATCATTAGAAGATTTACTGTATGTATTTTCGATAGAGTCGAGGGGATGAAACGACCATGACGACAGTGCCCAGCACCGCAGACCTGCACGATCGGCCCTCGGACTTCATGGCGTTTGCCCCACGCAGTTCCTCTGGGATCCGCGGGCGCCTCTGGACCGTTGACCCGTCCCTGATGGACCACCGCATCGCTGCTGAGATCCTCGCAGAGGTCCCCCGGCTCATCGCCTACGCAACGGCATTGCAGGCCACGGCCGTCGAACGCGTCCGGGAGGGCATCGCGAACGAGCCGCTCCCGGTGCGCGACGGCCAGCCCACCCGGCTCGACGGGAATTTGGCGCATGGGCTCGCCGTAACCGAGATTGCGACCATTCAGGAGACGAGCGAGTCGGCAGCCGCCAGGCTCCTCAACGTCTCTGAGGCCCTGTGCGCCACCCACCTCGGCGTTCTCGAAGCGCTCGAGTCGGGCGACATCCATGAGCACCATGCCCGGACCATCGTGGATCAGGCTGGGACGCTTCCCGAGATCGTCGCCGAGCCCTTCGGCCTTCAGGCTCTCGGGAAGGCCCGCACTGCATCCGGTCGCCTGCGGACACCTGCGGAGTTCCGCAGAGCGGTCCGGGACCTTCGCGAGAAGCTGCACCCAGAGAGCATCGCCGTCCGGAAACGCGCTGCGGCCTCGGAGCGAGGTGTGTGGTGTGCGCCCGAGCAGGACGGCATGATGTCGCTCACGGCCCTCATGCCTGCTGAGACTGGCCTCTCGATGTACAAGCGGATCGACTCCATCGCGCGGGCGGCCCACCGCGCACCCGCCGAGCATCGCACACTCCCCCAGCTTCGGCACGATGTCCTCGCCTCCCTTGGCCTCACCGGGACGATCAGCACCTCTCGGGCAGACACCGGCAGCCAGTCCGACGAGCCCGACCAGTCCGACCACACCAGCCGGCACGACAACGCCGCCCAGCCCGAGGCCGAGCACACCGGCCAGCGCGACAATATCGACCAGTTCCGATACGCCGACCAGACCCGAGCCGACACCGTCACAGGCATCGAGGCCGCCGACGTTCTCGGGCTTCCGGACCCGATCGATGTTCCAGAGGATCTCATCTCGTCGATCAAGGCCGAGATTGTGGTGCACTTGGCCTCGTCGAGCCTCCCTGCCGCTCATGCATCCAGTGACGAGGCATGCACATCAGGCACTGGGGGCGTCACCGATCCGGACACCGCCTACCTCGAGGGATTTGGGGTGATCGACGCAGCCACCGCGCGTTCCCTGGCTGCCTCTGCGCCAGCGTGGCGCAGGCTGTGGACAGACAGCGAGGGAACGCCGCTCCGGCTCGGGCGCACCACGTACCGACCGCCCGAAGCACTGCGTCTCTTCCTCAAGTATCGCGATGGAACCTGCACCTTCCCGGGCTGCACGCGCCCCGCTGAAAGTGCTGAGCTCGATCACACGCATGAATGGCAGGACGGGGGCGCAACGGACGCCGACAACTTGGCACACCTGTGCCGCAAACACCATGCCCTGAAGTCGGTGGCACTGGTCCAGGCGCGCCAGCAGGCCGCGCAGGCCGCATTCGATACCGACTCCCAGTATGCGGAGCCCACAGGGACAATGATCTTCACGACAATGCTCGGATATGAGCGGACAACCACCCCGAGCGATCGCGATCGGCTCCTCGGCATCGTCTACGACCCTCTGGCCCCTCAAACGATGACGGTGCCCCATGTGCAGGTCCCGATATCGTCGGGGGCCGTCAAGCCGGCAACGACACCGACCATTGGTTCGATCCCCACAGAACACACCGAGGGCGCACGGCGTCCCACGAAGCCAGATCGACCGTCGACGGCCGTGCAGAACAACGCGCACCCATCCAACGCACACCCGTCTGACGCGCAACCGCCCGTTCAGATCGACGGACCACCACCTGCCGGGCCACCACCCGCCGGGCGCGAGGAAGAACCCCCGCCATTCTGACCATCTGGGCGCTCCTGCTACCGTGCCCGCCGCGATCGCCATCATTCAGCGTCACCGCGGTCTGGGTGCGTGGGTTCGGATGCGGTGGTCCGGATGCCGTGGATCGGGGGCGTTGCGCAGTGGTTCGAGCCCGCTGCTCGGCCCGAAGCGGGCCGCTTTCCGATTTCACGATCACGGAGCGAATCGGGTACTCTAGATGAGTTGCTCCGGGGAGACCCAAGCGACGGATCGGGATGTAGCGCAGCTTGGTAGCGCGCTTCGTTCGGGACGAAGAGGTCGCAGGTTCAAATCCTGTCATCCCGACCAGACAAGAGCCCCGCGGCCGTAGCCGCGGGGCTTTCTTCATTGTCGGGGATGCTCATTCGACACTGTCCGGACGCCAGCGTCGTGGCGACGGGTCAGCCGTACAGAAAGCTCAGCGGCGCAGAAAGCCAATGGTGCAGAAGGCCCAGTTGCACAGAATGCTCAGTGATGCGGAAGCACGGGGTGCGTGCGACCCCGCCCGAGTCGGTGCCGGAGCGCCTTGTGCAGCGCGTCCCCGATGACGACGCCTGGGATTGCCAGCGCGGCAAGGACAAAACCCTCGAGTGGCGGCGGCCCCTGGCCGAGAAGCCTGGCCACCGGTCCGACGAACAAGAACAGGGCAAGCAGTCCAAGCTCGACGACGATGGCCCACAGGAGCATCCGATTGCTCCCCCAGGACAGCCTCCAAGCGGGCCAGCTCGCGCTGCGGCATGCATAGGCGTTGGCAAGCTGCCCCAGGACGACCGCGGTGAAGGCTGCGCCCGACGCCGCGGCGACAACACCGGCCGAGGGCAGGTCGCCGCCCGGCCGCCATCCTCCGAGCCAGAGGACCACGGCGAACGCGGTCATCTCGAACACCACCTCGACGGGTCCGAGGACCGCGAAGACCCGGAACATCAGGCTCCCGTCCATGAGGTGCCGACGCTCGGGTGGCCGCTTGAGAACGCCCAAGCTGGGCTTCTCACCGCCGAGTGCGAGCGCGGGCAGGAGGTCCGTCCCGATGTCGAGGAACAGGATCTGAAGCACTCCAAGCGCGAGGGGGAAGTGCCCCGCAGAGAGGGCCCACACGACGAAAGGCGTCAGCTCGGCCACGTTGTCGGTGAGGTGGTACGTGAGGAACCGCCGGATGTTCGCGTAGGTCGCGCGCCCCTGTTCCACCGCGACGATGATCGTCGCGAAGTCGTCATCGAGCAAGACGAGGTCCGCAGCGTTCCGCGCCACGTCTGTCCCGCTTCGGCCCATCGCCACACCAATGTCCGCAGCCTCGAGCGCGGGACCGTCGTTGACGCCGTCGCCCGTCATCGCCACGCAGTGGCCGCGGCCCTGCAACGCGTGGGCCACCCGCAGCTTCTGCTCCGGGGTGACGCGCGAGATGACG
Protein-coding sequences here:
- a CDS encoding ABC transporter ATP-binding protein — translated: MSQRPTRPGGGVRRNGDRKNSGSSPQPTRPQGERGTRGEDAVDLTWEASRTVRRRSLTLLGNLLRPVRARLWATLAMVVVSQATRAAGPAIIAFGIDRALPAFASGDPALTWLAGGGYLAAALITALLTAGYVTSTAKLSQAMLLDLRVWVFRHTQRLSLDFHETYTSGRIISRQTSDLEALRELLDSGVSSLASGLLFMAFTAITVFALDWPSGLIMLAAAVPMTLIARWYQIRSQRAFRASRVVSARLIVHFVETMTGIRAVKAFRKERANSAAYGKLADDYAVATYRSVMLNGVFQPGLVLTGNVTVAVILLVASFRVLEGNLAVGVLLAVVLSTKRFFSPLETIAMFYNSFQSAQAALEKVSGLLEEVPTVQPPRNPVPLPAARGEVTFESVAFSYGSGPEVLPEFTLRIPAGQTVALVGATGAGKSTLAKLVARFYDPSAGAVRLDGVDLRELSTADLRRAIVMVTQEAFLFSGSVADNIALGRPDASRAEIQAAARSVGAHEFISALPDGYDTDVTKRGGRVSAGQRQLISFARAVLAAPAVLILDEATSSLDIPSERLVQTGLARLLGGTAVGSARDTAGDTHARGRADDGGGAPQGGPPPRVAGRDEQDSRPSAPADHRGVAASAPRPTDGQEARPGVQGGRPGAQSTSSDARTAIIIAHRLSTVEIADRVLVVDGGRIVEDGTPAELLAGGGRFAALHGAWRDSLV
- a CDS encoding HNH endonuclease signature motif containing protein, with protein sequence MTTVPSTADLHDRPSDFMAFAPRSSSGIRGRLWTVDPSLMDHRIAAEILAEVPRLIAYATALQATAVERVREGIANEPLPVRDGQPTRLDGNLAHGLAVTEIATIQETSESAAARLLNVSEALCATHLGVLEALESGDIHEHHARTIVDQAGTLPEIVAEPFGLQALGKARTASGRLRTPAEFRRAVRDLREKLHPESIAVRKRAAASERGVWCAPEQDGMMSLTALMPAETGLSMYKRIDSIARAAHRAPAEHRTLPQLRHDVLASLGLTGTISTSRADTGSQSDEPDQSDHTSRHDNAAQPEAEHTGQRDNIDQFRYADQTRADTVTGIEAADVLGLPDPIDVPEDLISSIKAEIVVHLASSSLPAAHASSDEACTSGTGGVTDPDTAYLEGFGVIDAATARSLAASAPAWRRLWTDSEGTPLRLGRTTYRPPEALRLFLKYRDGTCTFPGCTRPAESAELDHTHEWQDGGATDADNLAHLCRKHHALKSVALVQARQQAAQAAFDTDSQYAEPTGTMIFTTMLGYERTTTPSDRDRLLGIVYDPLAPQTMTVPHVQVPISSGAVKPATTPTIGSIPTEHTEGARRPTKPDRPSTAVQNNAHPSNAHPSDAQPPVQIDGPPPAGPPPAGREEEPPPF